In a single window of the Streptomyces sp. CGMCC 4.7035 genome:
- a CDS encoding AraC family transcriptional regulator gives MPEAPRPENGTTRSTSATISPNILRYLGQVTGEYGVDLQPELTQVGLTETLMTSAALRVSYRQGSAVIRRAVELTGDENLGLRVGAAQHLTAWGLLGFAMLASDTLQVAIETGVRFQNVSGAMTVWSAGREGPDYVVRADLPDPVLDPNVAVFLVEEAFSSVVTLGRLAAGAGLAPQDVQFAFPAPHDVQPFHDLFRCPLHFGASRNRMVVPQGWINRPMPGRDPVTYASTLELLEAQMASRRRQQDLLEILEISVAQSLPDVPSFAEQARRHASSERTLRRRLADCGTSYEAIVEGVRRERVEQLLHRPHLTLREVARQAGFSDERALRRAVRRWHGVAPQQLREGFLSGAGGNSTP, from the coding sequence ATGCCCGAGGCACCCCGTCCGGAGAACGGCACCACGCGCAGTACGTCGGCGACGATCTCGCCGAACATCCTGCGCTATCTCGGCCAGGTCACCGGGGAGTACGGCGTCGACCTGCAACCGGAGCTGACACAAGTGGGTCTCACCGAGACCCTGATGACATCGGCGGCCCTGCGCGTCTCCTACCGCCAGGGCAGTGCCGTCATCCGGCGCGCCGTCGAACTCACCGGGGACGAGAACCTGGGCCTGCGGGTCGGAGCCGCACAGCACCTCACCGCCTGGGGCCTGCTGGGCTTCGCCATGCTCGCCAGCGACACCCTCCAGGTGGCCATCGAGACGGGCGTGCGCTTCCAGAACGTGTCCGGGGCCATGACGGTCTGGTCGGCCGGCCGGGAGGGCCCCGACTACGTGGTGAGGGCCGACCTGCCGGATCCGGTGCTCGACCCGAACGTCGCCGTCTTCCTCGTCGAGGAGGCGTTCTCCAGCGTCGTCACGCTGGGCCGCCTCGCCGCCGGCGCCGGCCTCGCACCGCAGGACGTCCAGTTCGCCTTCCCCGCTCCGCACGACGTCCAGCCGTTCCACGACCTCTTCCGCTGCCCCCTGCACTTCGGCGCCTCCCGCAACCGGATGGTGGTGCCGCAGGGATGGATCAACCGGCCGATGCCGGGCCGCGATCCGGTCACCTACGCCTCGACCCTCGAACTGCTGGAAGCGCAGATGGCCTCGCGCCGCCGCCAGCAGGACCTGCTGGAGATACTGGAGATCTCCGTCGCGCAGAGCCTCCCGGACGTCCCCTCCTTCGCCGAGCAGGCCCGAAGACACGCGTCGAGCGAACGCACGCTGCGCCGCCGCCTGGCCGACTGCGGCACCTCCTACGAGGCGATCGTCGAGGGCGTACGGCGCGAACGCGTCGAACAACTCCTGCACCGCCCCCACCTCACCCTCCGCGAGGTGGCCCGTCAGGCAGGCTTCTCCGACGAACGCGCCCTGCGCCGGGCGGTCCGCCGCTGGCACGGCGTGGCGCCGCAGCAACTCCGGGAAGGGTTCCTCTCGGGCGCCGGTGGGAACAGCACCCCGTGA
- a CDS encoding aldehyde dehydrogenase family protein — MTVTTETNVRLLRVVNPATGETLDTLPAATADEVDAAVDQAHRVFDSGAWSGRPPRERAAALLRLADLMERDAEILARLDCEDAGKPITDCRTGDVPGAIESIRWFAEAADKVFGRVAPTGHDHLGLMSREPVGVAAAVLPWNYPLAMAAWKIGPALAAGNSLLLKPAEATPRSALHMAHLATEAGLPDGTLTVLPGHGAETGRALARHPGVDALSFTGSTATGRRILADAAETNFKRVSLEMGGKSPQVLMPDALDFGVELIDDMVEAAFLTTGQNCTAGSRVLVHEDIAAEVIARFTAAAGALAIGDPADPDTRMGPLISGAARDRVAHAVDEAVAAGAVAHAARLPEGLHPHGAYYPPTVVVGAPDGSRVLTEELFGPVVTVQTFTSEQEAVRTANATAYGLAASVWTRDLDTAFRLARGIQAGVVSVNAYSEGDITSPFGGWKQSGFGGAERSTNAFDQWTREKTVWIRTR, encoded by the coding sequence ATGACCGTGACCACAGAAACGAACGTCCGTCTGCTCAGGGTCGTCAACCCGGCGACCGGAGAAACCCTCGACACCCTGCCCGCCGCCACCGCGGACGAGGTGGACGCGGCGGTGGACCAGGCCCACCGAGTCTTCGACAGCGGGGCGTGGTCGGGCCGGCCGCCCCGGGAGCGGGCCGCGGCACTCCTGCGCCTCGCGGACCTGATGGAACGCGACGCCGAGATCCTGGCTCGCCTGGACTGCGAGGACGCGGGCAAACCGATCACGGATTGCCGCACCGGCGACGTGCCCGGCGCGATCGAGTCGATCCGCTGGTTCGCGGAGGCGGCCGACAAGGTCTTCGGACGTGTGGCGCCCACCGGCCACGACCACCTCGGCCTGATGAGCCGGGAACCCGTCGGAGTGGCCGCGGCCGTTCTCCCGTGGAACTACCCGCTCGCCATGGCCGCCTGGAAGATCGGCCCCGCCCTCGCCGCGGGCAACAGCCTGCTGCTCAAGCCCGCCGAAGCGACACCCCGCTCGGCCCTCCACATGGCCCATCTGGCCACCGAAGCGGGACTGCCGGACGGGACGCTCACCGTTCTGCCCGGCCACGGGGCGGAGACCGGCCGGGCGCTCGCCCGCCATCCCGGGGTGGACGCCCTGTCCTTCACCGGCTCGACGGCCACCGGACGGCGGATCCTGGCGGATGCCGCGGAGACCAACTTCAAACGGGTCTCCCTGGAGATGGGCGGCAAGAGCCCCCAGGTCCTCATGCCGGATGCGCTCGACTTCGGTGTCGAACTCATCGACGACATGGTCGAGGCCGCGTTCCTGACGACGGGCCAGAACTGCACGGCGGGCTCCCGCGTCCTGGTCCACGAGGACATCGCCGCCGAGGTCATCGCACGGTTCACGGCCGCCGCCGGGGCGCTGGCCATCGGTGACCCCGCCGATCCGGACACCCGGATGGGACCGTTGATCAGCGGTGCGGCGCGGGACCGGGTCGCGCACGCCGTGGACGAGGCGGTCGCCGCCGGAGCCGTGGCGCACGCCGCCCGGCTGCCGGAAGGCCTCCACCCGCACGGGGCCTACTACCCGCCCACCGTCGTGGTCGGCGCCCCCGACGGCAGCAGGGTCCTCACCGAGGAACTGTTCGGCCCCGTGGTCACCGTCCAGACCTTCACCTCCGAGCAGGAAGCGGTCCGGACGGCCAACGCCACCGCCTACGGCCTCGCCGCCTCCGTATGGACCCGCGACCTCGACACCGCCTTCCGCCTCGCCCGTGGCATCCAGGCCGGAGTGGTCTCCGTCAACGCCTACAGCGAGGGCGACATCACCTCCCCCTTCGGCGGCTGGAAGCAGTCCGGATTCGGCGGGGCGGAGCGATCCACCAACGCCTTCGACCAGTGGACCAGGGAGAAGACGGTGTGGATCCGCACCCGCTGA
- a CDS encoding SDR family NAD(P)-dependent oxidoreductase has product MSGYDYTGKVMLVTGGAGGIGSALCRRFAAGGAVCVVVDIDGERARRVADTLPGAGHLGLGCDLLDRAGVADLFEHVAFAFGRLDVLVNNVGMTSTERFDVRAVESIEREIDLNLLSPLVATRLAIPLLRASGDPRVITTVSLAGIFPQGETPIYAASKFGLRGAMLSIALDLGDKGIRVGSVLPSATDTPMLRQEAVDGGNSLQFQDPPQQPSDVVAAVVSLLDRPRLEAYPRAGESRLVRFSMLVPNLLPRLLPLFRRRGERGLARYLEDLRRRGLARQVDGRWELVKEA; this is encoded by the coding sequence ATGAGCGGCTACGACTACACCGGCAAGGTGATGCTGGTGACCGGCGGCGCGGGCGGCATCGGCAGCGCGCTGTGCCGGCGGTTCGCGGCCGGCGGCGCCGTGTGCGTCGTCGTCGACATCGACGGCGAGCGCGCGCGGCGGGTCGCGGACACCCTTCCCGGCGCCGGTCACCTGGGCCTCGGCTGCGACCTGCTGGACCGGGCAGGGGTGGCGGACCTCTTCGAACACGTCGCCTTCGCCTTCGGCCGCCTCGATGTGCTGGTCAACAACGTCGGCATGACCAGCACCGAGCGATTCGACGTGCGTGCAGTGGAGAGCATCGAGCGGGAGATCGACCTCAACCTGCTCTCCCCGCTCGTCGCGACCCGGCTCGCCATCCCCCTGCTGAGGGCTTCCGGCGACCCCCGCGTCATCACGACGGTGTCACTGGCCGGCATCTTTCCGCAGGGCGAGACCCCCATCTACGCGGCGTCGAAGTTCGGGCTGCGCGGCGCCATGCTGTCCATCGCCCTCGACCTGGGCGACAAGGGCATCCGTGTCGGCTCCGTCCTGCCGTCGGCCACCGACACCCCGATGCTGCGCCAGGAGGCCGTCGACGGCGGCAACTCCCTGCAGTTCCAGGACCCGCCGCAGCAGCCGTCCGACGTCGTCGCCGCGGTGGTGAGCCTGCTCGACAGGCCGCGACTCGAAGCGTATCCGCGCGCAGGCGAATCCCGCCTGGTCCGCTTCTCCATGCTGGTGCCGAACCTCCTGCCCAGGCTCCTGCCGCTCTTCCGCAGGCGCGGCGAGCGCGGCCTGGCCAGATACCTGGAGGACCTGCGCCGCAGAGGACTGGCCCGTCAGGTCGACGGCCGCTGGGAACTGGTGAAGGAGGCATGA
- a CDS encoding flavin-containing monooxygenase → MKESEFDTCVIGAGPAGLAVARALGERRLPYTHIERHTGPGGLWDIDNPGSPMYESAHFISSKTLSGFGGWPMPDHFADYPSRRQILSYLTSFADAYGLTERIEFGTEVRDVAKNPDGTWTVTRSDGRASRHGQIVVCTGSQWHPNVPDIPGDFSGEIRHTVGYRNSDELRGKRVLVVGAGNSGCDIACDAARAADHAEISMRRGYWFIPKHVFGRPVDTLEGVGPRLPKWLEQKLFGALLRIINGDPRRLGLQKPDHKLFETHPTVNSMLLHHLQHGDITARPGIVRAEGSTVHFTDGSSNDFDLILLATGYVHKVPVAQRYFGDEQHPDLYLSSFSREHEGLFGVGFIETNSGAYQLFDAQAQLIAGFVQDMRRGMPNAERFARMIRGDRPDLSGGLRFVDSPRHTGYVDSVAYTRYLTKVAAAMGWPTQGRPPAVPAVRSKETVA, encoded by the coding sequence GTGAAGGAGTCCGAATTCGACACATGTGTCATCGGTGCGGGCCCCGCGGGGCTGGCAGTGGCACGGGCGCTCGGTGAGCGGCGGCTTCCCTATACGCACATCGAGCGTCACACGGGTCCGGGAGGCCTGTGGGACATCGACAATCCGGGCAGCCCGATGTACGAGTCGGCGCATTTCATCTCCAGCAAGACCCTCTCGGGCTTCGGCGGCTGGCCGATGCCCGACCACTTCGCCGACTACCCCTCGCGACGGCAGATCCTGTCGTACCTGACGTCCTTCGCCGACGCGTACGGGCTGACGGAGCGGATCGAGTTCGGCACCGAGGTCCGTGACGTGGCGAAGAACCCGGATGGCACCTGGACGGTCACCCGGTCCGACGGACGGGCCAGCCGGCACGGGCAGATCGTGGTCTGCACGGGCTCGCAGTGGCACCCCAACGTCCCCGATATCCCGGGTGACTTCAGCGGCGAGATCCGACACACGGTCGGCTACCGCAACAGCGACGAACTGCGTGGCAAGCGGGTCCTCGTGGTGGGCGCGGGCAACTCCGGCTGCGACATCGCCTGCGACGCGGCCCGGGCCGCCGACCACGCGGAGATCAGCATGCGCCGCGGCTACTGGTTCATCCCCAAGCATGTGTTCGGCAGGCCCGTGGACACCCTCGAAGGCGTCGGCCCCCGGTTGCCCAAGTGGCTGGAGCAGAAGCTGTTCGGCGCGCTCCTGCGGATCATCAACGGCGATCCGCGCCGCCTCGGCCTGCAGAAACCCGACCACAAGCTCTTCGAGACCCATCCGACGGTCAACTCGATGCTGCTCCACCACCTTCAGCACGGCGACATCACCGCGCGACCCGGCATCGTCCGCGCCGAGGGCAGCACCGTCCACTTCACCGACGGCAGCAGCAATGACTTCGACCTGATCCTGCTGGCGACCGGGTATGTCCACAAAGTGCCCGTCGCACAGCGCTACTTCGGCGACGAGCAGCACCCCGACCTGTACCTGTCGTCGTTCTCCCGCGAGCATGAGGGGCTGTTCGGCGTCGGCTTCATCGAGACCAACTCCGGTGCCTACCAGTTGTTCGACGCCCAGGCGCAGCTGATCGCCGGCTTCGTCCAGGACATGCGCCGGGGCATGCCGAACGCCGAGCGGTTCGCCCGCATGATCCGGGGCGACCGCCCGGACCTGTCCGGGGGTCTGAGGTTCGTGGACTCCCCGCGCCACACCGGTTATGTCGACAGCGTCGCGTACACCAGGTACCTCACCAAGGTCGCCGCCGCCATGGGCTGGCCCACCCAGGGACGCCCCCCGGCTGTGCCGGCCGTCCGCAGCAAGGAAACGGTGGCATGA
- a CDS encoding MFS transporter: protein MRSGPLAGARRVTATVFAAQGAAVGAVSTTVPAVESHLRLSSLAMTALTIALTLAAGAGSFAGLAAVRRSGTVAVMRAAVLTAAVALLSVAWAPGRLAASAAYVLFGLALGAVDVSVNTRAATVERHYGRSILSSFYAAWSAAGVAAALLTAGVSRLGWPVEYVLTAHAALVALLALTVRPHVLPPTLSSSGDRPAPLEEGPAPLEEVLGRRVWARLVPFGVVLLVAYVVDSTVSAWSTVYLHQTLAASLAAAPLAYAAYQAGTVTGRASADLMVRRVGPVAVVRAAALLAAVALAALAAAPSWPYAVGAAGCAGLGVAALTPLCVAAAGRLRPGAPETVLARLNVFNYVGVLVGAGASGGLGATGHFRVAYAIPAALAMVLVTTARFFRTHGTRAAAGIDTAVSVLSSRPPHGRTP, encoded by the coding sequence GTGAGAAGTGGCCCGCTCGCGGGAGCCCGCCGGGTCACAGCCACCGTGTTCGCCGCCCAGGGCGCGGCGGTGGGCGCCGTGTCCACCACGGTGCCCGCCGTGGAGAGCCATCTGCGGCTGTCGTCCCTGGCGATGACCGCGCTCACGATCGCCCTGACGCTGGCCGCGGGTGCCGGCAGCTTCGCGGGCCTGGCCGCCGTACGCCGCTCGGGTACCGTCGCCGTCATGCGCGCGGCGGTGCTGACCGCGGCCGTGGCCCTGCTGTCCGTGGCCTGGGCGCCGGGCCGGCTCGCCGCCTCGGCGGCCTATGTCCTCTTCGGGCTGGCGCTGGGTGCCGTCGACGTGTCCGTCAACACCCGCGCGGCCACCGTCGAACGCCACTACGGGCGCAGCATCCTCTCCTCCTTCTACGCCGCCTGGAGCGCCGCGGGCGTGGCGGCAGCGCTGCTGACGGCGGGCGTCTCCCGGCTGGGCTGGCCGGTCGAGTACGTCCTGACCGCCCACGCCGCGCTCGTGGCCCTCCTGGCCCTGACCGTCCGGCCCCATGTCCTCCCGCCCACGCTCTCCTCGTCCGGCGACAGGCCGGCGCCGCTCGAGGAGGGGCCGGCGCCGCTCGAGGAGGTCCTGGGGCGGCGGGTGTGGGCACGGCTCGTCCCCTTCGGTGTCGTTCTCCTCGTCGCCTACGTCGTGGACTCCACGGTCTCGGCATGGTCGACCGTCTACCTTCATCAGACCCTCGCCGCGTCCCTGGCGGCCGCGCCCCTCGCGTACGCGGCCTACCAGGCGGGCACGGTGACCGGCCGGGCGAGTGCCGACCTCATGGTCCGCCGGGTCGGGCCGGTGGCTGTGGTCCGCGCCGCCGCCCTGCTCGCGGCCGTCGCCCTGGCCGCTCTGGCGGCGGCACCGAGCTGGCCGTACGCGGTCGGCGCGGCAGGGTGTGCGGGCCTCGGAGTCGCCGCCCTCACCCCGCTGTGCGTCGCCGCGGCCGGCCGGCTGCGGCCCGGTGCCCCCGAGACGGTGCTGGCCCGGCTCAACGTCTTCAACTACGTCGGCGTTCTCGTCGGAGCCGGTGCGAGCGGGGGCCTGGGGGCGACGGGCCATTTCCGCGTCGCCTACGCGATACCCGCCGCACTCGCCATGGTCCTGGTGACCACGGCACGCTTCTTCCGGACGCACGGCACCCGGGCCGCCGCGGGCATCGATACCGCCGTGTCCGTGCTCAGCTCACGTCCGCCCCATGGTCGTACACCGTGA
- a CDS encoding expansin EXLX1 family cellulose-binding protein yields MTTARQAARQRRRRHRQMLGTTLALAIAGVVVCLVVASLPGRKADAGPVAATPVTTAPVRATAATTSDRPASTASPTVTGTPTPTPTASASATAAHPSATHTPRPPRQTSAASSAGRIRPGTTYRGVATAYEAGNGDGACLFGPSPDLMIAAMNTTDYETARACGAYVLVRAANGASVTVRITNECPAPCAPGQLDLSQQAFAKLGDLKLGRIPITWSLLSPSTSGTISIRYKTGSSPYWCGIQAIGHRNPVAGLEVRTAAGWRRLPRTDYNYFISADGSGCGGAIRITDIYGQQLTVSGIALRPNVVQPTHLQFAQH; encoded by the coding sequence ATGACGACAGCAAGGCAGGCCGCGCGGCAGCGCAGGCGCAGACACAGGCAGATGCTGGGCACCACCTTGGCGCTGGCTATCGCAGGCGTGGTCGTCTGCCTGGTCGTGGCGTCGCTCCCCGGCCGCAAGGCGGATGCGGGGCCCGTCGCGGCCACCCCCGTCACCACCGCCCCAGTGAGAGCCACAGCAGCGACCACGTCGGACAGGCCGGCCTCGACGGCTTCCCCGACCGTGACCGGCACCCCGACGCCGACGCCGACGGCGAGTGCGTCCGCCACGGCAGCGCACCCGTCGGCCACGCACACTCCGCGGCCCCCGCGGCAGACATCCGCGGCATCGTCGGCAGGACGGATCCGGCCCGGGACCACCTACCGAGGTGTCGCCACCGCCTATGAGGCCGGGAACGGAGACGGCGCCTGCCTGTTCGGCCCGAGCCCCGACCTCATGATCGCGGCGATGAACACCACCGACTACGAGACGGCCAGGGCCTGCGGGGCCTACGTGCTCGTCCGCGCGGCGAACGGCGCTTCCGTCACGGTCCGGATCACCAACGAATGCCCGGCGCCGTGCGCACCCGGTCAACTTGACCTCAGCCAGCAGGCGTTCGCCAAGCTCGGCGACCTCAAGCTCGGCCGGATCCCGATTACCTGGAGCCTGCTGAGCCCCAGTACGTCCGGCACCATTTCCATCCGGTACAAGACCGGCTCCAGCCCCTACTGGTGCGGCATCCAGGCCATCGGCCACCGTAATCCGGTCGCCGGGCTGGAGGTCCGCACCGCGGCAGGCTGGCGGCGACTGCCCCGTACCGACTACAACTACTTCATCTCCGCCGACGGCAGCGGGTGCGGCGGCGCGATCAGAATCACGGACATCTATGGGCAACAGCTGACCGTCAGCGGAATCGCGCTGCGGCCGAACGTCGTGCAACCGACCCATCTCCAGTTCGCCCAGCACTGA
- a CDS encoding LacI family DNA-binding transcriptional regulator, giving the protein MTIAYIAESAGVSVPTVSKVLNGRSGVSEETRARVEQLIHQYGYRKPPKNRSKLVELVFRELESMWAVEVIRGVERVARRNRVGVLVSELGLHDTEGMTIDDTVGRRPQCVLSVAQLSEAERAQLTAKGIPFVVFDPIDELPDGVPFVGATNWRGGQAATRHLLDLGHRRIAMISGPDHPYCRARLSGYLSALGEAGLTPEPGLVVKTQLTHEHGYAAARELLSRPDRPTAVFTANDMQALGVYQAARGLGLRIPDDLSVVGFDDVPTVAWVDPPLTTVHQPLAEMATAATELALALGRGEEVPQFGLEIATTLTVRESTAPPKEA; this is encoded by the coding sequence GTGACGATCGCGTACATCGCCGAATCCGCGGGCGTCTCGGTGCCCACCGTGTCGAAGGTGCTCAACGGCCGCTCCGGGGTGTCGGAAGAGACGCGCGCGCGTGTCGAGCAACTGATCCACCAGTACGGTTACCGCAAGCCTCCCAAGAACCGCAGCAAACTGGTGGAACTCGTCTTCCGCGAGTTGGAGAGCATGTGGGCCGTGGAGGTCATCCGCGGTGTGGAGCGCGTGGCCCGCAGGAACCGGGTCGGGGTGCTGGTGTCGGAGCTCGGGCTCCATGACACGGAGGGCATGACCATCGACGACACGGTCGGGCGGCGCCCTCAGTGCGTTCTGTCGGTGGCGCAGCTCTCCGAAGCGGAGCGGGCACAGCTCACGGCGAAAGGCATCCCGTTCGTAGTCTTCGACCCGATCGACGAGTTGCCCGACGGCGTGCCGTTCGTGGGCGCCACGAACTGGAGGGGCGGGCAGGCGGCGACCCGGCATCTGCTCGACCTCGGACACCGGCGCATCGCCATGATCAGCGGACCGGATCACCCCTACTGCCGCGCCCGCCTGTCCGGTTACCTCTCCGCCCTCGGGGAAGCCGGGCTGACGCCGGAACCGGGCCTGGTGGTGAAGACGCAGCTCACCCACGAGCACGGATACGCCGCCGCGCGGGAGCTGCTGTCCCGACCCGATCGCCCCACCGCCGTGTTCACTGCCAACGACATGCAGGCGCTCGGCGTCTACCAGGCCGCGCGCGGACTCGGCCTGCGCATCCCGGACGATCTCAGCGTGGTGGGCTTCGACGACGTACCGACCGTGGCCTGGGTGGATCCGCCCTTGACCACCGTCCATCAGCCGCTGGCCGAGATGGCGACGGCTGCCACCGAGCTGGCCCTGGCGCTCGGCCGCGGCGAGGAGGTGCCGCAGTTCGGGTTGGAGATCGCCACCACCCTTACCGTCCGTGAGAGTACGGCTCCGCCGAAGGAGGCGTGA
- a CDS encoding NAD(+)/NADH kinase — MTVNRIGLVVHGGRAEAVEAADVVRAWCEEHAVRCTDIDVWHDGGRRGAREEVEAAGDPDLIVTLGGDGTFLRGARLAAENDSLVLGVDLGRVGFLTGVSASGVRSALDAVREDRFRVDSRMLLTLRASRCLEVPADMEDWVKYGRGPLLPPPRVRSDCKADDEWGIPLNVTALNDVVLEKLSRDRQVSVGVYVSGRLLASYSADALLVATPTGSTAYSFAAGGPVVSPRADALVFTPVAPHMAFNRSVVTAPDEPVGLRVLERSGQAAVSIDGQLRGVLDPGDWIGVYAAPRRLRAVRLGPMDFYGHLRERMNLTDAPAAVADGSPAPLWSVTTPPPGDLAHLALLPVPDGFSPLR; from the coding sequence GTGACTGTGAACCGAATCGGCCTGGTGGTGCACGGTGGGCGCGCGGAGGCCGTGGAGGCGGCCGATGTGGTCCGGGCGTGGTGCGAGGAACACGCCGTGCGGTGCACGGACATCGACGTGTGGCACGACGGCGGGCGACGCGGCGCGCGTGAGGAGGTCGAGGCCGCGGGCGATCCCGACCTCATCGTCACCCTGGGTGGGGACGGCACCTTTCTGCGGGGTGCCCGGCTGGCCGCCGAGAACGACTCCCTCGTCCTGGGGGTCGACCTCGGGCGGGTCGGTTTCCTGACGGGGGTGTCGGCCTCCGGGGTGCGTTCGGCGCTGGACGCGGTGCGCGAGGACCGGTTCAGGGTCGACAGCCGCATGCTGCTCACCCTGCGTGCCTCCCGTTGCCTGGAGGTGCCGGCGGACATGGAGGATTGGGTGAAGTACGGCCGTGGTCCGCTTCTGCCGCCGCCGCGGGTACGCTCCGACTGCAAGGCCGACGACGAGTGGGGCATCCCGCTGAACGTCACAGCACTCAACGATGTCGTGCTGGAGAAGCTGTCCCGGGACCGCCAGGTATCGGTCGGGGTCTACGTCTCCGGCAGGCTTCTCGCCTCCTATTCGGCCGACGCCCTGCTGGTGGCGACCCCGACCGGATCGACCGCCTACAGTTTCGCCGCGGGAGGGCCGGTCGTCTCGCCGCGTGCGGATGCCCTCGTCTTCACGCCGGTCGCCCCGCACATGGCGTTCAATCGATCGGTCGTCACGGCTCCGGACGAGCCCGTCGGTTTGCGCGTGCTCGAACGGTCGGGGCAGGCCGCGGTCAGCATCGACGGTCAGTTGCGGGGCGTGCTCGATCCCGGGGACTGGATCGGTGTGTACGCCGCTCCGCGCCGGCTGCGGGCCGTGAGGCTGGGGCCGATGGACTTCTACGGCCATCTGCGTGAGCGGATGAACCTGACCGATGCCCCGGCCGCGGTCGCCGACGGATCGCCTGCCCCGCTCTGGTCGGTGACCACACCGCCGCCCGGAGACCTCGCCCATCTGGCGCTGTTGCCGGTCCCGGACGGTTTCTCACCTCTTCGGTGA
- a CDS encoding nuclear transport factor 2 family protein, whose protein sequence is MTAPLTVAHRAYPDAMDEADTEAFDDLLDDGFALTHMTGYVQPKAEWPAQMRREVAASTGYRLRP, encoded by the coding sequence GTGACCGCTCCGCTCACGGTGGCTCACCGTGCCTATCCGGACGCCATGGACGAAGCTGATACAGAGGCGTTCGACGACCTGCTCGACGACGGGTTCGCCCTTACACACATGACCGGATACGTGCAGCCGAAGGCCGAGTGGCCGGCGCAGATGCGACGCGAAGTGGCGGCTTCGACCGGCTACCGACTACGCCCGTAG
- a CDS encoding IS110 family RNA-guided transposase, translated as MYDELAEGNVPEIWAGVDIGKTHHHAVVIDADGKRQLSRRVANDETELLALISDVLEISQDVLWAVDLNHGGAALLIGLLVNHGQPVAYLTGLAVHRASATYRGEGKTDAKDAFVIADQARVRRDLGLLRPGDEIAVDLRTLTTRRLDAVFDRTRQINRLRAQLLEIFPALEQALELTNRGPVMLLTGFQTPAAIRRAGASRIETWLKNRKVRGAATLAKTVVEAAQAQLTALPGEKLAAAMVVRLAKGVMALDEEIAELDALIEARFREHPHAEVICSLPGMGTKLAAEFIAATGGDMDAFGSSDRLAGFAGLAPRPRDSGRVSGNLRRPRRYHRGLLRTMYLSAMVSLQCCPVSRAFYDRKRSEGKGHKRALLALARRRLNVLWAMIRDGECFHTSPPVTAAA; from the coding sequence ATGTACGACGAGCTGGCGGAGGGGAACGTGCCCGAGATCTGGGCTGGAGTGGACATCGGCAAGACCCACCACCATGCGGTGGTGATCGACGCGGACGGCAAACGTCAGCTGTCCCGCCGGGTCGCGAACGACGAGACTGAACTGCTCGCCCTGATCAGCGATGTTCTGGAGATATCCCAGGACGTGCTGTGGGCCGTCGACCTCAACCACGGTGGGGCCGCGCTGCTGATTGGCCTGCTGGTCAACCACGGCCAGCCGGTTGCTTATCTCACTGGCCTGGCGGTCCACCGAGCCTCGGCCACCTACCGGGGCGAGGGCAAAACGGATGCGAAGGACGCCTTCGTCATCGCCGACCAGGCCCGTGTCCGCCGCGACCTCGGCCTGTTGCGGCCAGGCGACGAGATCGCCGTTGACCTGCGCACTCTGACTACCCGCCGCCTGGACGCGGTCTTCGACCGGACCCGGCAGATCAACCGGCTCCGTGCCCAACTCCTGGAGATCTTCCCCGCGTTGGAGCAGGCCCTGGAACTGACGAACCGGGGACCGGTGATGCTGCTGACCGGATTTCAGACCCCGGCCGCGATCCGCCGGGCCGGAGCGAGCCGGATCGAGACCTGGCTGAAGAACCGCAAGGTTCGTGGCGCCGCCACACTGGCGAAGACGGTGGTGGAGGCCGCTCAGGCCCAGCTGACCGCGCTGCCCGGCGAGAAGCTGGCCGCCGCCATGGTGGTCCGCCTGGCGAAGGGGGTGATGGCCCTCGATGAGGAGATCGCCGAGCTCGACGCCCTGATCGAGGCCCGGTTTCGCGAGCATCCGCACGCCGAGGTGATCTGCAGCCTGCCCGGCATGGGCACGAAACTCGCGGCCGAGTTCATTGCCGCCACCGGTGGCGACATGGACGCCTTCGGCAGCTCCGACCGCTTGGCCGGCTTCGCCGGCCTGGCCCCCAGGCCACGCGACTCCGGCCGCGTCAGCGGCAATCTGCGCCGGCCGCGGCGCTACCACCGCGGTCTGCTGAGAACCATGTATCTGTCGGCCATGGTGAGCCTTCAGTGCTGCCCCGTCTCGAGGGCGTTCTACGACCGGAAGCGGAGCGAGGGCAAGGGCCACAAGCGGGCCCTGCTGGCTCTCGCACGCCGACGCCTCAACGTCCTGTGGGCGATGATCCGTGACGGAGAGTGCTTTCACACTTCACCTCCCGTCACGGCAGCGGCTTGA